In Thauera sedimentorum, a single genomic region encodes these proteins:
- a CDS encoding sensor histidine kinase: MRLLDAPEPDWHALGELALRDVTLCLPLLAARPLEDDEASELSTALAARLELAGAAVLRAWLFEAARPDPTHACSPPELARAALVCAECAHHLAVESHYPRPREAYLAGMWLVLGRALSAGTSRSANDCAAALAHSCGLPLPVLDALLIEQALEETVSAAHPLARILWSANRLAGDPACATEPPLAAMTGLPAETLLSLRTDVGFIAARDSDGAQPPTPWPAAAELPASLRTAALAGLLGSAFATLDEDRSATRLGFACRLLHGIDAPLVLVAGDDGKLSAQLTANARLRTWIAELALDRDDDTSMIARALRSQTPTTQRFGDGFGGRSPRDWQIARWLGADEITALPLGAGSPTAVAVFPLPQDRLPRAAQDPTLAILLAHASAHLLRQQAEKQADATRGDALRARYLQHARTLVHEANNPLTVIRSYVGLLEQRNQDNASLRGDLQMIGNELGRIGELLGRLATPPEGEDAEARSCDVGRLLDEVQALCATPLFARHGIRFDLRKADAIPQAAMPASQLRQVLLNLLRNASEALSPGGRCALTVPGQLVVDGRRCLEIRLIDNGPGLPPERLTDLFGTGASTKGGAHQGMGLAIVRDILSRWQASIVCRSQAGAGTSFQLFIPVEEGR; this comes from the coding sequence TTGCGTCTGCTCGATGCGCCCGAGCCCGACTGGCACGCCCTGGGCGAGCTGGCCTTGCGCGACGTCACCCTGTGCCTCCCCCTGCTGGCCGCACGCCCGCTTGAAGACGACGAAGCTTCCGAGCTGAGCACCGCCCTGGCCGCCCGCCTGGAGCTTGCCGGCGCCGCGGTGCTGCGCGCCTGGCTGTTCGAGGCTGCCCGGCCGGACCCAACCCACGCGTGCAGCCCCCCGGAGCTGGCCCGCGCCGCACTGGTCTGTGCCGAGTGCGCCCACCATCTCGCAGTCGAGAGCCACTACCCGCGACCACGCGAGGCCTATCTTGCCGGCATGTGGCTGGTGCTCGGCCGCGCGCTGTCCGCCGGCACGAGCCGCTCCGCCAACGATTGTGCGGCCGCCCTCGCCCACTCCTGCGGCCTTCCCTTGCCGGTGCTCGACGCCCTGCTCATCGAGCAAGCGCTCGAAGAGACGGTGAGCGCTGCCCACCCCCTTGCCCGAATACTGTGGTCGGCGAACCGCCTTGCCGGCGACCCCGCTTGCGCCACGGAGCCCCCGCTCGCCGCCATGACCGGTCTGCCGGCGGAGACACTGCTCAGCCTGCGCACGGACGTGGGCTTCATCGCTGCCCGGGACTCCGACGGAGCGCAGCCCCCGACGCCGTGGCCCGCCGCAGCCGAGTTGCCCGCCAGCCTGCGCACCGCGGCCCTGGCCGGGCTGCTGGGCAGCGCGTTCGCCACGCTGGACGAAGACCGCAGCGCCACCCGCCTCGGCTTTGCCTGCCGGCTGCTCCACGGCATCGACGCACCGCTCGTGCTGGTGGCCGGCGACGACGGCAAGCTGTCCGCCCAGCTGACGGCCAACGCCCGACTGCGCACATGGATCGCCGAACTCGCACTGGATCGCGACGACGACACCAGCATGATCGCCCGCGCCCTGCGCAGCCAGACGCCCACCACCCAGCGCTTCGGCGACGGTTTCGGCGGGCGCAGCCCGCGCGACTGGCAGATCGCGCGCTGGCTTGGTGCAGACGAGATCACCGCGCTACCGCTTGGGGCCGGCAGCCCGACGGCGGTAGCAGTATTCCCCTTGCCGCAGGACCGCCTGCCCCGCGCCGCGCAAGATCCCACGCTCGCCATCCTGCTTGCCCACGCGAGCGCGCACCTGCTTCGCCAGCAGGCGGAAAAACAGGCCGACGCCACCCGCGGCGACGCCCTGCGTGCCCGCTACCTGCAGCACGCACGCACGCTCGTGCACGAAGCGAACAACCCGCTGACCGTGATCCGCAGCTACGTCGGCCTGCTCGAACAGCGCAACCAGGACAACGCCTCCCTGCGCGGCGACCTGCAGATGATCGGCAACGAACTCGGGCGGATCGGCGAGTTGCTGGGCCGCCTGGCGACCCCGCCCGAAGGTGAGGATGCCGAGGCCCGGTCTTGCGACGTCGGCCGTCTGCTCGACGAGGTACAGGCCCTGTGCGCGACGCCGCTGTTTGCCCGCCACGGCATTCGCTTCGACCTGCGCAAGGCCGACGCCATCCCGCAGGCCGCCATGCCCGCATCGCAGTTGAGGCAAGTATTGCTGAACCTGCTGCGCAACGCTTCCGAAGCCTTGTCGCCGGGGGGGCGGTGCGCGCTGACCGTGCCCGGCCAACTGGTGGTCGATGGCCGCCGCTGCTTGGAGATCCGCCTGATCGACAACGGCCCAGGCCTGCCGCCCGAACGCCTGACCGACCTGTTCGGCACCGGCGCTTCGACCAAAGGCGGAGCACACCAGGGTATGGGATTGGCTATCGTTCGCGATATCCTTTCGCGCTGGCAGGCCAGCATCGTCTGCCGCAGCCAAGCTGGCGCCGGCACGAGTTTTCAGCTGTTCATTCCGGTCGAAGAGGGCCGCTGA
- a CDS encoding CDP-6-deoxy-delta-3,4-glucoseen reductase → MPFKISLQPGGQEFEAAADQTILDAALEAGLLLPYGCRDGACGACKGQVLSGTVDYGALSATALTDADRAAGRALFCRAMARSDLVLEARSVTRAGDIPVKKLPCRVQKLERLADDVMVLEVKLPASEQFQFRAGQYIDFLLADGRRRSFSIANAPHDAAHLELHIRLIPGGHFTTHVFEAMKERDILRFEGPLGSFFLREESDKPIVLLAGGTGFAPIKSIVEHAMHIGLARPMVLYWGARTRAGLYMDEMARGWTQTLPRFRYIPVLSDAGGDDSWDGRTGLVHQAVIEDLPDLSGHEVYACGAPAMIEAARADFIARCGLPETAFFADSFTYSNS, encoded by the coding sequence ATGCCGTTCAAGATTTCGCTCCAGCCCGGCGGCCAGGAATTCGAAGCCGCCGCGGACCAGACCATACTCGATGCTGCGCTGGAAGCCGGCCTGTTGTTGCCCTACGGCTGCCGCGACGGCGCCTGCGGCGCCTGCAAGGGCCAGGTCCTCTCGGGCACGGTGGATTACGGCGCGCTGTCGGCGACCGCGCTGACCGACGCCGACCGCGCCGCCGGTCGAGCGCTGTTCTGCCGCGCCATGGCGCGCTCGGACCTCGTCCTCGAAGCGCGCAGCGTCACCCGTGCCGGCGACATCCCGGTCAAGAAGCTGCCCTGCCGGGTGCAGAAGCTCGAACGCCTGGCGGACGACGTGATGGTGCTCGAGGTCAAGCTGCCGGCCAGCGAGCAGTTCCAGTTCCGCGCCGGACAGTACATCGACTTCCTGCTGGCCGACGGCCGGCGGCGCAGCTTCTCCATTGCCAACGCCCCGCACGATGCGGCGCATCTGGAGCTGCACATCCGCCTGATCCCCGGGGGGCATTTCACCACTCACGTTTTCGAAGCCATGAAGGAGCGCGACATCCTGCGCTTCGAAGGGCCTCTGGGCAGCTTCTTCCTGCGCGAGGAGTCCGACAAGCCCATCGTCCTGCTGGCCGGCGGCACCGGCTTCGCGCCGATCAAGAGCATCGTCGAGCATGCCATGCACATCGGCCTCGCCCGCCCAATGGTGCTGTACTGGGGCGCACGCACGCGCGCCGGCCTGTACATGGACGAAATGGCACGCGGATGGACGCAGACATTGCCCCGCTTCCGCTATATTCCGGTACTCTCGGATGCGGGCGGCGATGACAGCTGGGACGGGAGAACCGGCCTGGTGCACCAGGCGGTCATCGAAGACCTGCCCGACCTGTCGGGGCACGAGGTCTATGCCTGCGGCGCCCCGGCCATGATCGAGGCGGCGCGGGCGGACTTCATCGCCCGCTGCGGCCTGCCCGAAACTGCGTTCTTTGCCGACTCCTTCACCTACTCGAACAGTTGA
- a CDS encoding NAD-dependent epimerase/dehydratase family protein, giving the protein MKRVLIVGAGDVARRATPWLVRRFRVYVLLRDPAAASTWRALGAVPVIADLDDRHSLRRLGGLAEAVLHFAPPPAGGDSDPRTARLLAALARRGSVPRRLVYISTTGVYGDCAGQAVDETRPRRAQTARARRRVDAEDRLRVFGRRNAVRVALLRAPGIYAADRLPLERLRRGDPVLDASEDVHTNHIHADDLARLACAALFRAQGGRAYNAVDDTRMAMGAYFDLAADTFGLPRPPRMSRAEIAARLSPMTLSFMSESRVLSNARILRELRVRLKYPTVREGFRAALAKEKIHPCS; this is encoded by the coding sequence ATGAAGAGAGTCCTGATCGTCGGCGCTGGTGATGTCGCGCGGCGTGCCACGCCCTGGCTGGTGCGCCGCTTTCGCGTATACGTGCTCCTGCGCGACCCCGCAGCCGCATCCACCTGGCGGGCGCTGGGGGCGGTTCCCGTGATTGCGGACCTCGACGACCGTCACAGCCTGCGGCGCCTCGGTGGCCTGGCCGAGGCCGTGCTCCACTTCGCGCCGCCGCCGGCGGGGGGCGATTCGGACCCGCGCACCGCGCGCCTGCTGGCCGCGCTGGCGCGCCGCGGCAGTGTACCACGGCGCCTGGTGTACATCAGTACGACGGGCGTATATGGCGACTGCGCCGGCCAGGCGGTGGACGAGACTCGTCCGCGCCGCGCACAGACCGCGCGCGCGCGCCGCCGGGTGGATGCCGAGGACCGCCTGCGCGTCTTCGGCCGGCGCAACGCGGTGCGTGTCGCCTTGTTGCGGGCGCCCGGCATTTATGCGGCCGACCGCCTGCCGCTGGAACGCCTGCGCCGCGGCGATCCCGTGCTGGATGCGTCCGAGGACGTGCATACCAACCACATCCATGCCGACGATCTCGCCCGGCTTGCCTGTGCGGCGCTGTTCAGGGCGCAGGGCGGGCGTGCCTACAACGCGGTCGACGACACGCGCATGGCGATGGGCGCCTATTTCGATCTGGCCGCCGACACCTTCGGCCTGCCGCGCCCGCCGCGCATGAGCCGCGCGGAAATCGCCGCCCGCCTGTCGCCCATGACCTTGTCCTTCATGTCCGAGTCGCGCGTGCTGTCCAACGCCCGCATCCTGCGGGAACTGCGCGTGCGGCTGAAATACCCGACGGTGCGCGAAGGCTTTCGCGCCGCCCTTGCCAAGGAGAAAATCCACCCATGCTCGTGA
- a CDS encoding CopD family protein — protein MLVIKALHIIFVVSWFAGLFYLPRLFVNHAMVDDAATIERLKLMEHKLYRFMTPLGILAVGLGLWLWFGYGFAGGWLHVKTLLVLGLIGYHLYCGRLLRDFAAGRNTRSHRWYRVFNEVPVLVLFVVVFLVVLKPF, from the coding sequence ATGCTCGTGATCAAGGCCCTGCACATCATCTTCGTCGTGTCATGGTTCGCCGGCCTGTTCTACCTGCCGCGGCTGTTCGTCAATCACGCGATGGTCGACGATGCAGCCACCATCGAGCGCTTGAAGCTGATGGAGCACAAGCTCTACCGCTTCATGACCCCGCTGGGCATCCTGGCGGTCGGCCTGGGTTTGTGGCTGTGGTTCGGCTACGGCTTCGCCGGTGGCTGGCTGCACGTCAAGACGCTGCTGGTGCTGGGCCTGATCGGCTACCACCTGTACTGCGGCAGGCTGCTGCGCGACTTCGCCGCCGGGCGCAATACCCGCAGCCACCGCTGGTACCGCGTGTTCAACGAGGTGCCGGTGCTGGTGCTGTTCGTGGTGGTGTTCCTGGTGGTGCTCAAGCCGTTCTGA
- the mobA gene encoding molybdenum cofactor guanylyltransferase MobA yields MNPTTPRPPISGLVLAGGRGLRMGGVDKGLVDFRGRPMAASVIAALAPQVDEVLISANRNLDTYAGFGHPVFADDLAGFAGPLAGLHAGLGRARHELVATAPCDAPLLPADLVARLLAALLAHDAEIAVAATGGRSHPVFCLCRRTLLPALDAYLAEGGRKVDAWQRSRRRVEVAFDDVAEAFANLNSPADLPPAG; encoded by the coding sequence ATGAACCCGACCACGCCCCGCCCTCCGATCAGCGGCCTCGTCCTCGCCGGCGGCCGTGGCCTGCGCATGGGTGGCGTGGACAAGGGGCTGGTCGACTTCCGCGGCCGGCCGATGGCGGCGAGCGTCATTGCCGCACTCGCGCCGCAGGTGGACGAGGTCCTGATCAGCGCCAACCGCAACCTCGACACCTATGCCGGCTTCGGCCATCCGGTGTTCGCCGACGACCTGGCCGGCTTCGCCGGGCCGTTGGCCGGCCTGCACGCCGGACTCGGACGCGCACGCCACGAGCTGGTGGCCACCGCACCCTGCGACGCACCGCTGCTGCCCGCCGACCTGGTCGCCCGCCTGCTCGCCGCCCTGCTCGCCCACGACGCGGAGATCGCCGTGGCCGCCACCGGCGGACGCAGCCACCCGGTGTTCTGCCTGTGCCGCCGCACGCTGCTGCCGGCGCTGGACGCCTATCTCGCCGAAGGCGGGCGCAAGGTGGATGCCTGGCAGCGCAGCCGCCGGCGGGTGGAAGTGGCCTTCGACGACGTCGCGGAGGCCTTCGCCAACCTCAACAGCCCGGCCGACCTGCCGCCGGCCGGCTGA
- a CDS encoding c-type cytochrome, which translates to MKMFVAAAVAAGLLSAAPAFASAELAKSKNCLACHATDKKLVGPSYKDVAAKYAGQGDAVAKLATKIQKGGVGVWGQIPMPPNPQVNDADAKALAEWVLSQK; encoded by the coding sequence ATGAAGATGTTCGTTGCCGCCGCGGTCGCCGCCGGCCTGCTCTCCGCCGCTCCGGCTTTCGCTTCTGCCGAACTGGCCAAGTCCAAGAACTGCCTGGCCTGTCACGCGACCGACAAGAAGCTGGTTGGCCCGTCCTACAAGGACGTCGCGGCCAAGTACGCCGGCCAGGGCGACGCGGTTGCCAAGCTGGCGACCAAGATCCAGAAGGGTGGTGTTGGTGTGTGGGGCCAGATCCCGATGCCCCCCAACCCGCAGGTCAACGACGCCGACGCCAAGGCGCTGGCCGAGTGGGTGCTGAGCCAGAAGTAA
- a CDS encoding EAL and HDOD domain-containing protein, with amino-acid sequence MSQTTILTREPVVNKNRAITANRLIAHGPNIGAVVDTLNGLADIWPSRHTVFVCLGRLVPTPELMNWSAPQNAMVEIPVQALAHPQTQALLPQLREAGISTCLSWYAPGTALPADGDWRFVLMDARKNPAPNGAPGLSLAWGLSDVGAFQKAVGAGYDGASGWFFLHGNPPPKELSPAHAQIVRLLNLVRNNADIKDIEAVLKQDVALSYKLLRYINSAGFGLMCEIQSFRHAVSILGYDNLNKWLSLLLVTASRDPSAPAMMQTAIARGRFMEEIGAQFFDKSERDNLFITGAFSLLNVLLGTSMQALLDEMNLPASITDALISEQGEFAPFLKLARLCESFDGAALAKAADELHLEPELLNRAHVTALDFADSLQG; translated from the coding sequence ATGAGCCAGACCACCATCCTCACCCGCGAGCCCGTGGTCAACAAGAACCGGGCGATCACCGCCAACCGGCTGATCGCGCACGGCCCGAACATCGGTGCGGTGGTGGACACGCTCAACGGCCTGGCGGACATCTGGCCGTCGCGCCATACCGTGTTCGTCTGCCTCGGGCGCCTGGTGCCGACGCCCGAGCTGATGAACTGGAGCGCGCCGCAGAACGCGATGGTGGAAATCCCGGTGCAGGCGCTCGCCCATCCGCAGACCCAGGCGCTGCTGCCGCAGCTGCGCGAGGCCGGCATCAGCACCTGCCTGAGCTGGTACGCCCCGGGCACTGCCCTGCCGGCCGACGGCGACTGGCGCTTCGTGCTCATGGACGCGCGCAAGAACCCCGCCCCCAACGGTGCGCCAGGCCTCAGCCTGGCCTGGGGCCTGTCCGATGTCGGCGCCTTCCAGAAGGCGGTCGGCGCCGGCTATGACGGCGCGTCCGGCTGGTTCTTCCTGCATGGCAACCCGCCGCCCAAGGAGTTGTCGCCGGCGCATGCGCAGATCGTCCGCCTGCTCAACCTGGTGCGCAACAACGCCGACATCAAGGACATCGAGGCGGTGCTCAAGCAGGACGTCGCCCTGTCCTACAAGCTGCTGCGCTACATCAACTCGGCCGGTTTCGGCCTGATGTGCGAGATCCAGTCCTTCCGCCACGCAGTCAGCATCCTGGGCTACGACAACCTCAACAAGTGGCTGTCGCTGCTGCTGGTCACCGCCAGCCGCGACCCGAGCGCCCCGGCGATGATGCAGACCGCCATCGCCCGCGGCCGCTTCATGGAGGAGATCGGCGCGCAGTTCTTCGACAAGTCCGAGCGCGACAACCTCTTCATCACCGGCGCCTTCTCGCTGCTCAACGTCCTGCTCGGCACCTCCATGCAGGCGCTGCTCGACGAGATGAACCTGCCGGCCTCGATCACCGACGCCCTGATCTCCGAACAGGGCGAGTTCGCGCCCTTCCTCAAGCTCGCCCGCCTGTGCGAGAGTTTCGATGGCGCGGCGCTGGCGAAAGCCGCAGACGAGTTGCACCTCGAGCCGGAACTGCTCAATCGCGCACACGTCACCGCGCTCGACTTCGCCGACAGCCTGCAGGGCTGA
- a CDS encoding putative bifunctional diguanylate cyclase/phosphodiesterase, protein MVIPAEQPFFDTAASSRNGVELPCRILIVDDDAALRRTLPHVLAQAGRQFDECGAVGETLDRLERHSYDLILLDYRLPDGNGLAVLEWLAQHHREEAVIMISGEDAIDAAIGALRGGADDFVRKPYHVAQIQRAVQNVLHRTALERANRAMSQRLRASERLHRYLVESSPDVIFTLDVDGRFSYLNPRVDELLGFERSQLLKRPFMLLVMPEDQDRIQALLQACRDGNSTGFNVELRLRRNRHALQDGESTFVTVALNGLPMNSRDRDGERGIGLYGVARDISERKRAEEIITFQAYHDQLTRLPNRVLFRDRLELAVAQAQRRSGTLAVMFIDVDRFKLVNDTYGHAEGDTLLRNLAERLNSTLRRGDTLARLGGDEFTVLLPDIGRAEDAETIARKILDALATPFALSAGEFRASVSVGISVYPRDGSTAEDLTKHADVAMYKVKRSGKNGFRFFDAELNAHHRQRVSLENDLHGALEREEFELYFQPQVSLAQRRVVGMEALLRWNHPLQGQIGPSTFVPVAEETGMIGEISRWVLHQACRQLMKWREAGHVDLRMSLNLSPHDFDHPDMVQEVLSIVDRYHIPPAHLELEITESMMMQDTEAAAAKVRALRAAGLGVAIDDFGTGYSSLSYLQQFPVNCLKIDRSFVRELSGPMINPIISAITGIARGFGLHLIAEGVEQVEQVRVLRSLGCDTMQGYYFAHPAAATEAERWLITPPCALA, encoded by the coding sequence ATGGTTATCCCGGCAGAGCAACCCTTCTTCGACACGGCGGCCTCCTCGCGCAACGGGGTGGAACTGCCGTGCCGCATCCTGATCGTCGATGACGACGCGGCCTTGCGGCGCACCCTGCCACATGTCCTCGCGCAGGCCGGCCGGCAGTTCGACGAATGCGGCGCAGTGGGCGAGACGCTGGACCGTCTCGAGCGCCACAGTTACGACCTGATCCTGCTCGACTACCGCCTGCCCGACGGCAATGGACTCGCGGTGCTTGAATGGCTGGCCCAGCATCACCGCGAGGAGGCGGTGATCATGATCAGCGGCGAGGATGCGATCGACGCCGCGATCGGTGCGCTGCGCGGCGGCGCGGACGACTTCGTGCGCAAGCCCTACCACGTCGCACAGATCCAGCGCGCGGTGCAGAACGTCCTGCACCGCACCGCGCTGGAGCGCGCCAACCGGGCAATGAGCCAGCGCCTGCGGGCCTCCGAGCGCCTGCACCGCTACCTCGTGGAGAGTTCTCCCGACGTCATCTTCACCCTCGACGTCGACGGCCGCTTCAGCTACCTCAACCCGCGTGTCGACGAACTGCTCGGCTTCGAGCGCAGCCAGTTGCTCAAGCGCCCGTTCATGCTGCTGGTCATGCCCGAGGACCAGGACCGCATCCAGGCCCTGCTGCAGGCCTGTCGCGACGGCAACTCAACCGGGTTCAACGTCGAACTGCGCCTGCGTCGCAACCGCCACGCCCTGCAGGACGGCGAGAGCACCTTCGTCACCGTCGCCCTGAACGGCCTGCCGATGAACAGCCGCGACCGGGACGGCGAGCGGGGCATAGGCCTGTACGGCGTGGCCCGCGACATCTCGGAGCGCAAGCGGGCCGAGGAGATCATCACCTTCCAGGCCTACCACGACCAGCTCACCCGCCTGCCCAACCGCGTGCTGTTCCGCGACCGCCTCGAACTCGCGGTCGCCCAGGCACAGCGGCGGAGCGGCACCCTGGCGGTGATGTTCATCGACGTCGACCGCTTCAAGCTGGTCAATGACACCTACGGCCACGCCGAAGGCGACACCCTGCTGCGCAACCTGGCCGAGCGCCTGAACAGCACCCTGCGCCGGGGCGACACCCTGGCACGGCTGGGCGGCGACGAGTTCACCGTGCTGCTGCCGGACATCGGCCGCGCCGAGGACGCCGAGACCATCGCCCGCAAGATCCTCGATGCCCTCGCCACACCCTTCGCCCTGAGCGCGGGCGAGTTCCGCGCCTCGGTAAGCGTCGGCATCTCGGTGTACCCGCGCGACGGCAGTACGGCCGAGGATCTCACCAAGCATGCCGACGTGGCGATGTACAAGGTCAAGCGCTCCGGCAAGAACGGCTTCCGCTTCTTCGACGCCGAGCTCAACGCCCATCACCGGCAGCGCGTCTCGCTGGAGAACGATCTCCACGGCGCACTCGAACGCGAGGAGTTCGAGCTCTACTTCCAGCCGCAGGTATCGCTGGCGCAGCGGCGGGTGGTGGGCATGGAGGCGCTGCTGCGCTGGAACCACCCCTTGCAGGGCCAGATCGGCCCCTCCACCTTCGTGCCGGTCGCCGAGGAAACCGGCATGATCGGCGAGATCAGCCGCTGGGTACTGCACCAGGCGTGCCGCCAGCTGATGAAGTGGCGGGAGGCGGGGCACGTCGACCTGCGCATGTCGCTGAACCTGTCACCGCACGACTTCGACCACCCGGACATGGTCCAGGAAGTCCTGAGCATCGTCGACCGCTACCACATCCCCCCGGCCCACCTGGAGCTCGAGATCACCGAGAGCATGATGATGCAGGACACCGAGGCCGCAGCCGCCAAGGTACGCGCCCTGCGCGCCGCAGGCCTCGGGGTGGCGATCGACGACTTCGGCACCGGCTACTCCTCGCTGTCCTACCTCCAGCAGTTCCCTGTCAACTGCCTGAAGATCGACCGCAGCTTCGTGCGCGAACTGAGCGGCCCGATGATCAACCCGATCATCTCGGCGATCACCGGCATCGCCCGCGGCTTCGGCCTGCACCTGATCGCCGAGGGCGTCGAGCAGGTGGAGCAGGTACGGGTGCTGCGCTCGCTCGGCTGCGACACCATGCAGGGTTACTACTTCGCCCACCCGGCGGCGGCGACCGAGGCCGAACGCTGGTTGATCACGCCGCCCTGCGCACTCGCGTAA
- a CDS encoding methyl-accepting chemotaxis protein → MNNLRIGAKLGLLVALAVLGYVINIGAGLISLRDDLLADRMLKTRNVVEVAHGVVSHYRAQAERGTLSVDAAQAAALEALRQLRYDGQEYFWVNDMHPRMLMHPVNPKLEGEDLSDMKDAAGRRLFADMVDTVRTDGAGFVNYLWPKPGSAEPVAKVSYVAGFKDWGWIIGSGIYVDDVDAAFTDSALRQGALAAVTLLVMIGLAWVVVRSVVVPVRRMQAVMETLAEGDLTVHASSRSKDEIGQMMRATERMIGRLKEIIVEVLGSTEALANASDQVSQTSQLLSTSSSKQAASVEQTSASIEQMAASIAHTKDNAASTQEIATRAADDALKGGAAVRETVEAMQQIAAKIGIVDEIAYQTNLLALNAAIEAARAGEHGKGFAVVATEVRKLAERSQVAAQEIGELAGSSVALAERTGMLFDEMLPSIQKNAALIREIAQASEEQAGGTGQISQAIGHVGEATQANASASEELAATAEELHSQAMHLRDTIEFFRVR, encoded by the coding sequence GTGAACAATCTCAGGATCGGCGCCAAGCTCGGCCTGCTGGTCGCGCTGGCCGTGCTCGGCTATGTCATCAACATCGGCGCCGGGCTGATCAGCCTGCGCGACGACCTGCTCGCAGACCGCATGCTCAAGACGCGCAACGTGGTCGAGGTGGCGCATGGCGTGGTGAGCCACTACCGGGCCCAGGCCGAGCGCGGCACGCTGAGCGTGGACGCCGCGCAGGCCGCGGCCCTCGAAGCCCTGCGCCAGTTGCGCTACGACGGCCAGGAATACTTCTGGGTCAATGACATGCATCCCAGGATGCTGATGCATCCGGTCAACCCGAAGCTCGAAGGCGAGGACTTGTCGGACATGAAGGACGCCGCCGGACGACGTCTGTTCGCCGACATGGTCGACACCGTGCGCACCGACGGTGCAGGCTTCGTGAACTATCTCTGGCCCAAGCCGGGCAGCGCCGAACCGGTCGCCAAGGTCTCCTACGTCGCTGGCTTCAAGGACTGGGGCTGGATCATCGGCTCGGGCATCTACGTGGACGACGTCGACGCGGCCTTCACGGATTCGGCGCTACGCCAGGGCGCGCTGGCCGCCGTCACCCTGTTGGTGATGATCGGCCTTGCCTGGGTCGTGGTGCGCAGCGTGGTCGTGCCGGTCCGGCGCATGCAGGCGGTGATGGAGACGCTGGCCGAAGGCGACCTCACCGTGCACGCAAGCAGCCGGAGCAAGGACGAGATCGGTCAGATGATGCGTGCCACCGAGCGCATGATCGGGCGGCTCAAGGAGATCATCGTGGAGGTGCTCGGCTCGACCGAAGCGCTCGCCAACGCATCCGATCAGGTCAGCCAGACTTCGCAGCTGCTCTCCACATCGTCCAGCAAACAGGCGGCCAGCGTGGAACAGACATCCGCCTCGATCGAGCAGATGGCCGCGTCCATTGCGCACACCAAGGACAATGCCGCGAGCACGCAGGAGATCGCCACCCGCGCCGCCGACGACGCACTCAAGGGCGGCGCGGCGGTGCGCGAGACGGTCGAGGCCATGCAGCAGATCGCCGCCAAGATCGGCATCGTCGACGAGATCGCCTACCAGACCAACCTGCTGGCGCTCAACGCCGCCATCGAGGCCGCCCGTGCCGGCGAGCACGGCAAGGGCTTCGCCGTGGTCGCCACCGAAGTGCGCAAGCTCGCCGAGCGCAGCCAGGTCGCCGCCCAGGAGATCGGGGAGCTCGCGGGCAGCAGTGTGGCGCTGGCCGAACGGACCGGCATGCTGTTCGACGAGATGCTGCCCAGCATCCAGAAGAACGCCGCGCTGATCCGCGAGATCGCCCAGGCTTCCGAGGAACAGGCGGGGGGCACCGGGCAGATCAGCCAGGCGATCGGCCACGTCGGCGAGGCCACCCAGGCCAACGCCAGCGCCTCCGAGGAGCTCGCCGCCACCGCCGAGGAACTGCACTCGCAGGCCATGCATCTGCGGGACACTATCGAGTTCTTCCGCGTGCGCTGA